GATCTGCTCCTTTTGGTCTTCATCGGGGATGTGCTCGGCGAGCTCGGTGTCGACCGCGCCGGGTTCGATGGTCGTGACCCGGATGTCCGAATCGACGACCTCCTGACGCAGCGCCTCGGAAAAGGCCGTGACGCCGAACTTCGAGGCGTTGTAGCCGCCCGATCCCGCATACGCCTTCCGGCCGGCGACCGACGAGAGGTTGACGATGTCACCCGCGCCCTTCTCCTGCATATGTCCGAGGGCGGCCTGCGAGGCGACCATCAGTCCCTGGACGTTGAGATCGAGCATCTGCTGCCAATTGTCAGGATCGGCGTCCGCGATCGGTTCGAGCAGCATGACGCCCGCGTTGTTGACCAGTACATCGAGTCCGCCCAGTTGCTCGACGGTCTCCTCGACCATCCCCCGGACTTGCGATTCGTCGGTGGCGTCGGTCGGGACGACGAGGGCCTCGCCGCCCGCCGATTCGATCTCCTCGGCGAGTTCCTCGAGGCGCTCCTCGCGGCGCGCGGCGAGCGCGACGGCCGCGCCCTCGTCGGCCAGCGAGCGTGCGGTCGCCGCGCCGATGCCCGAGGACGCTCCCGTGACGAGTGCGACGTCGCCGTCGAGTGTATCGGATGTCATCGCTCGACTGGAGGGTCGTCACACGGAAAGGCTACCGGGAGACGACAACTCGCGCCGGATTCGACAGGGCGATCAGAGGCGGTGGTAGTCGTTTTTGAACGTCGAGAGGGTCGCGCCCAGAACCCCAAGCGCGATCGGGCCGACGAACCCGAGCGAGTAGATCCCGCCGAAGACGCCCACGAGGATCACGCCGGGGTTGAGCCGCGCCCGCGCGTCGATGATGATCGGCCGGACGTAGTTGTCGATCATGCTCACCACCACGATCCCGTAGACGAGCAAGAACAGGCCGGCGTAGGGGTGGCCGATCAGAAGCAGGTAGACCCCGGCGGGCGCCCAGACGAGGAACGCCCCGATCAACGGGAGGAGCGCGAGTAGGATCATCACGGCCGTCCAGAAGACCGGATCGGGGACCCCCGCGAGGAGCAGCCCGATCCCGCCGGCCATCCCTTGGACGAACGCGACGAAGACGTGGCCGACGATCACCGCCCAGGTGGTCGCGTCGATGCGACAGTAGAGGCGGTCGGTGACGTCCGGGGGAAGCGGCGTCGTCTCCTTCAGCCACGCGACGAAACACGCCCCGTCTTTCAGTAGGTAATAAAGCAAAAAGAGCACGAGTGCGAGTCCGAACGACGCCTTGAGCGCGGCCCCGAACAGCTCCGCGAGGCCGCTGAACGAGACCTCGAAGATCGTCTCGGCTCCGACCCGGATCCAGCGTTCGAGGTCGACCGACCGACCGGTGTAGGTCGCGATCGTTCCCTCGACCTCGGCGACCCGAAGCCCGCTTTCACCCGCCGCGATCGCCCGGAGGTCCCGGACCAGCGCGGCGAACACGTACGCGAACGGTGCCACGACGGCGACCAGCGAGAAGCCGATCAGCACGACCGGGGAGAGGCGCGGGCCGATTCGCGGGGCGAGTCGAACGTGCAACGGGTGAAGGACGTACGCCAGCAGGATCGCCGCCAGCACGTACTCGAGAAACGGGAGCAGAACGTACAAACCCAGCAGGAACGACAGACAGACGGCCAGAAGAAGGAACCCCCGTTGTTTGTTCATGATAACTAGTATATTTCAATAAGCATAAATTTTGTTATACTAATGGATTGGGAGCGGGATCGCGGGGCCTAAACCGCCGCCCGACGTACCGGAGGTGAATGAGCGGGTCGGAGTCGTTGCCGGGGGAGATAGACCGAGTTCGTGCGTCGCTGATCGAGTGGTACGAGCGGGACCATCGCGACTTCCCGTGGCGACGGACCGAGGATCCCTACGCCATCCTCGTCAGCGAAGTGATGAGCCAGCAGACCCAACTGGAACGCGTCGAGGAAGCGTGGGCGACGTTCCTCGAACGCTGGCCCGACCCCGAGACGTTGGCGGCCGCGGACCGCTCGGCGGTCGTGGGTTTCTGGACCGACCACCGGTTGGGCTACAACAACCGCGCGAAGTACCTCCACGAGGCCGCCGGCCAGGTGATCAAGGAGTTCGACGGGGAGTTCCCCGAGGAGCCGGAAGGACTCCAAGAACTGCAGGGCGTGGGTCCGTATACCGCCAACGCGGTGGCGAGTTTCGCCTTCGACAACGGCGATGCGGTAGTCGATACGAACGTCAAGCGCGTGCTGTATCGGGCCTTCGACGTGCCCGACGACGATTCCGCCTTCGAGGACGTAGCGCGGGCGCTCATGCCCGCCGGGGAGTCGCGCGTTTGGAACAACGCCATCATGGAACTGGGCGGGGTGGCCTGTCAGAAAACGCCCCGTTGTGAGGAGGCGGGCTGTCCGTTCCGCGAGTGGTGTTCGGCGTACGCGACCGGCGACTTCACCGCGCCGGATGTCCCCACGCAACCGACGTTCGAGGGGTCACGCCGGCAGAAACGCGGGCGGGCGATTCGGATACTAAAGGAGTACGACGAACTCCCGCTCGACGAACTGGGGCCCCGCGTGCGGGTCGACTACGGCGGGGAGCATGGAAAAGAATGGCTCCGAGGGCTCGTCTCGGATCTCGCCGACGACGGACTGGTCGAGGTCGAAGGCGACCGGGTACGGCTCAGACGGTAGTTTTTCCCCGCACTCGCCCCTCGTTTGGGTATGGCCACGCCACCGCACGTCGCGGCGATCACCGGCAGCCTGCGCGAGGGCAGTCACACAAGAAGAGCGCTCCGCGGGGCCCTCACGGGCGTCGAGGACGCCGGAGCCACCGGCGAGTTGCTCGATATCGTCGAGTACGACCTGCCCGTATTGAATACCGACGACGACTCTACCGAGGGCGTCGAGGCGTTCACCGCGGCCGTCCGGGAGGCCGACGCCGTGATCCTCGGGACGCCGATGTACCACGGCTCGTACTCGGGCGCCCTGAAGAACGCGCTTGATCACTGCGGGTTCGACGAGTTCGAGAACAAGACTGTCGGATTGCTCGCCGTCTCGGGCGGGAGTTTCCCGATCACCGCACTCGACCATCTACGATCCGTCTGCCGGGCGCTGAACGCGTGGGTGTTGCCCTATCAGGCGGCCGTGCCCCGGTCACACAGCGCCTTCGAGGGCGGGGAGTTCGTCGAGGAGGACACCGCAGAACGGGTCCGGACGCTCGGGCGGCGAACCGTCCAGTACGCCGACATCGAACCCGACCCGGCGTGTTTCGAGAGCGAGCAGAACGTCGGCGCGACAGGCGACGACTGACCCGGTCGTGAACCGAGCACACGCCTCGGCGGGATGAGTAACGGTTTTACTCGCCGGCCGAGCCCCTAGCGGCGTGCACGCGATAACCCGTAGTGGCTGGGTCGAGGTGATCGCCGGCTGCATGTTCGCCGGTAAGACCGAGGAGCTGTTGCGGCGGCTGCGTCGCGCGGAGATCGCCGGCCAGGAGGTCGCCGTCTTCAAACCCGCCACCGATGACCGCTACGGGAAGGCCACGGTCGGGACGCACAACGGCCGCCAGTGGGACGCCGACGTGATCGGGACCGACGCCGAGGCGGTTCGCGCGATCCCCGACCGGCTGAACGGCGAGCAGGTCGTCGCGATCGACGAGGCGAACTTCTTCTCGCCCGCGCTCGTGGACGTCTGTGAGGAGCTGGCGAACGACGGCCGCCGGGTGATCGTCTCGGGCACCGACCAGACGTTCCGCGGCGAGCCCTTCGAACCGCTGCCCCAGCTGCTGGCGATCGCCGAGTACGTCGAGAAGTTCCAGGCGATCTGTTCGGTCTGTGGCGAGCCCGCGAGCCGGAACCAGCGGCTGGTCGACGGCGAGCCCGCCCGCCGCGAGGATCCGACCGTCATGGTCGGCGCCGAGGAGTCCTACGAGGCGCGATGTCGCAACTGTCATGTCCTGCGTGGCGAATAGTCGGGACGTGACACAGTGGGTTGCGGATCCGAGGGGCGGGCGCGGTCGCGGCCCGCGGGCGATCGCCCGCGCGTGGGTCGAGGTACTGGTCCGCCCCCGTCGGTTCTTCCGGGTCGGCGTCGCCCCCGCCGACCAGGCGCCCGGACTCCTCTTCGCCGTGGGCGTGGTCTCGCTGGCCTCCCTGCTCCGGCTGGCGCTCGCCGGCGAGACGGTCGTCGGCGCCCCGTACCCGACGTTCGGCGGCCAGCGAGTCCTCTCGGTCGTCCTCGTCTTCTCGGTGATCGTCGCGCTGGTCGCCCCGCTCGTCCTCCACCTCACCGCGGCGCTCCAGACCCTCCTGCTCCTCCCCTTTGCCCCCGACCGCGCGGGGGTCAGCGAGACCGTTCAGGTGATCGCCTACGCCACCGCGCCCTGCGTGTTCGTCGGAGTTCCGCTTGCCCCCCTTCAGGCGCTCGCGGCGGGCTACGGGGCGGCGCTGTTCGTACTCGGGATCAGCGAAGTCCACGCCGTCTCGCTCCCGCGAGCGGCGGCGCTGTGTGCGCTGCCGGCGGCGGCCGTCTTCGGGATCGGGTTCGGCGGGTTCGACGCGACCGAAACCGCGTTTTTGATCCCGCTGTTCGGGCGGTGAGGCCGTCCGCCGGAGCGACGTTTCGACAACCGTTTTAGTGCGGGACCTCTCTTGGCTGCTAAATGGATCACTGTATCATCTGCGGCACCTCGGTCGATGGGGTCGTCTGCCGTTCACACCAGGAGGACGTCGCCTTCCGATTCACCGGTACCCGCCCGGACCAACTCACCCCCGGTCGGTTCTACCAAGGAACCGTCGACGGCTTTGCCGACTTCGGCGTTTTCGTCGACATCGGCGACTCCGTCACCGGCCTGTTGCACCGAAGCGAACTCGACCGGCGCCTCGAGAGCCTCGACTGGGACGAGGGCGACACCGTCTACGTCCAGGTCACGGGCGTTCAGGACAACGGCAACGTCGATCTCTCGTGGTCGATCCGCCAGTCCACCCGCGAGTTCCGCGGCGAGGTGATCGACAGCCCCGACGGAGATACACTCCCCGAAAACGACGAACCGGTCGCTGACGAGGCCGAGCCCGAACCTGAAATCGAGACCGAGAGCGAGCCCGAACCCGAACCTGAACCCACTGACGAGAGCGCCCCTCACGACGAGGAGCCCGAGGCCTCGACCAACGGCGGGAGCGCGAGCGTCGAGCCCAAAACGACCGCCGAGCCGATCGAATCGGGCCCGCCCGAACGCGTGACCGTCGAGACGCTCACCGAATCCGTCGGCGAACGCATCCGCATCGAAGGACGAGTCGTCGACGTCCGCCAGACCGGCGGGCCAACGATCTTCGAGGTGCGCGACGAGACCGGCATCGCCGAGTGTGCGGCGTTTAAGGAGGCCGGCGTCCGGGCCTACCCCGAGATCGAAGTCGGCGACTTGATCCGTCTCACCGGGGAAGTCGAGCGCCGTCGGGGCGACGTGCAGGTCGAAACCGAATCGCTCAAACCGCTCGCCGAGGCCGACGCCGAGGCGGTCGTCGAGCGGCTCGACGACGCGCTCGAATCGAAGGCCCACCCCGGCGAGGTCGAGCCACTCGTCGAAGACCCGGCCCTCGAAGAGCTCGGCGAGTCCATCGCCGACGCCGCCGGCGCGATCCGGCGGGCGATCATCGAATCCCGGCCCATCGTGCTGCGCCACACCGCGACCGCCGACGGCTACGTCGCCGGGGCGGCCATCGAACGCGCGGTCCTCCCGCTGGTCCGCGAGCAACACGACCGCGAGGACGCCCAGTACCACTACTTCGACCGCCAGCCCCTGGAAGGCGAGGACTACGACATGGCCGGGGCGACGAACGACGTCACCCGGATGCTCGACAACCGCGCGCGCCACGACGAGAAACTGCCGCTGGTGGTACTCGTCGACACCGGCAGCACCGCCGAATCGCGCGACGGCATCGAGCTGCTCGACGTCTACGACGTCGACCGACTCGTGATCGACGCCGATCCCGGCTTCGAGACGAGCGATCTGGTCGAGGGCGTCGTGCCCGACGAGGCGGGACTCACGACGACCGTGCTCGCCGCGACCGTCGCCTGCGGCGTCGGCGAGGTACGAGAGGAGATCGCTCACCTGCCCGCCGTCAGCTACTGGGAGGAGGCCCCCGACCGATACGCCGACCTCGCACGCGACGCGGGCTACGACGCCGATACCGCCCGTGAACTCCGCGAGGCGGTCGCACTGGAGGCGTACTACCAGGCCTACGAGGACAAGCGCGAACTCGTCGCGGACCTGCTCTTTGCCGGCGACGAGGACGTCCGCAGCCTCGCTTCCCACGTCAGCGAACAGTTCCGCGCGAAACTCGACGACGAACTCGAGACGGTCCGCTCGCACGTCGAGACGCGCGAGGACGATGACGTTACGGTCGCGCTCCTCGATACGGACGCCTTCACCCATCGCTTCGACTTCCCACCGACGGCGCTGTTGCTCGACGCGCTGTTTCGCGACCTGCGCGAGGAACACGAGCGACTCGCCGTCGTCGGCCTCGACGAGGCCGACCTCCAGATCCGCACGACCGAATCCCTCGACGTCCGAGAACTCGGCGAGCGGGTCGCCGAACGCGTCCCCGAGGGTGGCGTGTTCACCTCCGGCGTCCGGCGCGGTCGCCTCTCCTATCTGATCGGCGAGCGCGAGGCGGTCCGCGAGGCGGCCATCGAGGAGGTCGCCACGCTCGCCGCGTAGGCCGACATCCTTATTTCCCGGAGCCACAGACCACTCGATACTCGAATGAGCACCGACGTCGAGCCAGCGGAATCCGAGGCCTTCGAGAAGGCCTGCGAGGAACTCGCCGAGCGCGTCCTCGCCGGCGAAATCGAGCGCGAAGACGTCGAATCCGCCAAACTCGAGGTCTGTTCGGAGTTCTCCTCGCCGAAGGTACCGACCAACGGTGACATCCTCGCGAAAGCACCCGACGACCGCCGCGAGCAAGCCGAGGCGGTGCTTCGCAGGAAGCCCGTGCGCACCGCCTCGGGGGTCTCGCCGGTGGCGATCATGACCTCGCCACATATGTGTCCCCACGGGAAGTGTCTCTACTGTCCCGGCGGCCCCGCTTCGGAGTTCGACAGCGCCCAGAGCTACACGGGCCACGAGCCCGCCGCGGCCCGCGGGGTCCAGAACGATTACGACCCCTACGGACAGGTCACGCTCCGGCTCGCCCAACTCAGGGAGATCGGTCACCCCGTCGATAAGGTCGAACTCATCCTGATGGGCGGGACGATGACCGCCCGGAGCCACGACTACCAGGAGCACTTCGTCAAGCGCGCACTGGAGGCGATGAACGACTTCGATCCGGAGAACCCGCCCGAGCCGACCGAAGGCGAGAGTTTCGCCCAGAGTCACGACGAGTACGACTTTTCGTATCTAGAGGACGTGATCGCCGAGAACGAGACGAACGGCGTGCGAAACATCGGCACCACCTTCGAAACCAAGCCCGACTGGTGTGACCCCGAGCAGATCGACCGGATGTTGGATCTCGGGGGGACGAAAGTCGAGGTCGGCGTCCAGACCACCTACGAGCGCATCAACCGGGAGATGCACCGCGGGCACGGGGCACAAGCGAGCATCGACGCCAACCGCCGGCTGCGCGACGCGGCGTTCAAGGTCGGCTTTCACATGATGCCCGGCCAGCCCGGCATGAGCCTCGATATGTGCCGGGAGGACTTCCAGCAGCTGTTCGAGGACGCGAACTGGCGACCCGACTACCTCAAGATCTACCCCAACCTCGTCGTCCGGGGGACCCGGACCTACGATATGTGGCGCCGCGAGGAGTTCGACCCGTTGACCAACGAACAGGCCGCCGAACTGGTCGCGGAGATCAAGGCGATGCTCCCGAAATACGTCCGCCTTCAGCGCGTCCAGCGGGACATCCCCGCGGACTTCATCGACGCAGGCGTCTGGAAGTCGAACCTCCGGCAACTGGCCCGGAAACGGATGGCAGAACATGGCTGGACTTGTGACTGCATCCGGTGTCGGGAGGTCGGGATGAACGACGCCGAACCCCAAAACGTCGAACTCGATATCATGACCTACGAGGCGGTGGGGGGTATCGAGAAGTTCGTCAGTTTCGAGGACCCCGACAACGACCTGCTGGTCGGCTTCTGTCGCCTGCGATTCCCCGGCGAGACGGTGCGTCGGGAGCTCGAAAACGCCGCGTTGATCCGTGAGCTACACGTCTACGGCAACGAACTCGGCGTTGGCACGGCGAGCGACGCCGACTGGCAGCACAAGGGCTACGGCCGCCGACTGATGGCGACAGCCGAAGACCTCGCACGCGAGGCCGGCTTCGGGAAGCTAAGCGTCATCTCGGGAATCGGCGCCCGCGAGTACTACAAGAACAAACTCGGCTACCATCAGGACGGTCCGTACGTCTCGAAGCGCCTCTGAGTGGTCGCCTCGCACGCCGGAGGCGTGTGGTTTCGCTCGATAAACGCCTCAGAGACGCGTCGCGCGATTCGACGGGCCCCTCCTGGCAAATGGCAAAGCCGACCGTAACTCCCGCAGAAAACCGGCCGGACATACGCTATTCGACATAATACTCCAAATATTTATCACAAACTACCAATCTAATTTAATATCTAGTCGGTCCTACTTGACTCACTGAACACTCACGCTGTGGGTACTCAGAGAGGGAAACGATGACCACCACGACGACGGAAACGACGTATCGCGGATCGAACGAAGGTGAGGACCGATGATCGCGGAAGCGATCGGCTACTTACAGGAAGACGACGACGCCGCCACGACGGTGTTGCTGGGCGGGGTACTGACGCTGTTTGGCTTCCTGCTCGTGCCGCTGTTCGCGGTCGCGGGCTACCTCATTCGGGTACTGGACCGCACGGCTCGGGGCGACGACGAGCCGCCGGCCTTCGACGAGTGGGGAGCGCTGATCGTCGACGGTCTGAAGGCGAGCATCATCGCGTTCGTCTACGCGCTGGTCCCGACGGCCGTCCTGCTCGCGTTTCTCGTGAGCGGCGGTCTGCTCGGCGCGAGCGGCAGCGACGTGCTGGGCGCGATCGCCGGCATCGGGGTCCTGCTCGGTCTGCTCGTCTGGTTCGCGTTGACCCTGCTGGTCGCCTACGCGGTTCCCGCCGCGCTGGCGAACTTCGCCGAAACCCGACGCCTCGGCGCCGGCTTCGAATCCGCGACCATGCGGCGGGTGCTCGTCGATAAGACCTACGCGACCGGCTGGCTGAGCGCCTTCGTGATCGTCGTCGCCGGCGGGGTCGTGACGAGTGTCCTGAGTATGGTTCCCGTCCTCGGGTTGGTCGCGGGTGCGTTCGTGGGGTTCTACACCGCCGTGGCGGCCTACTACGTCGTCGGGCACACCTGGGGCGAGATCCGGCATCCCCCCATGCGCCAACGCCCCGAGATCAGCGAGCAAGCCGGGATCTGAGCGCCTTTTTATACGTACCCGTCGTATTTCAGTCATGGGCGAGGAGACTCTCTTCGAATACGAAGCCGATCGGAGCCGGAGCGAAATCGCGGCCTATCTGCGGGCGTTGGCCGCCGAGATCGACGGTGACGGCCCCGTGGTGTTTCGCGACGGCGAGTACGCGGTGGCGGTAGGGCTCCCCGAACGGGCCGAACTGGACGTCGAAGTCGAGCGCGAGTACGAGGACGGGACCGACGAAAGCGAGTTCCAGATCGAACTCGAGATCGAGTTCGAGGAAGGGGATGAAGCGGGTGCCGAACGGATCGACGAGCCGGCCGAACCCGCCGTCGGGGTCCAGTTTTCGCCCGACGACGAGGAGCATCCGGAACCAAGCCAGGGTCGGTTCGAGGTCTACCGGGACCGTGCGGGCGAGTGGCGCTGGCGGCTCGTCCACCGCAACGGCAACATCATCGCCGACGGCGGCGAGGGCTATTCGAGCAAGCGAAACGCGATCAAGGGCCTGCGCAGCGTCCAGCACAACGCTCCCGGCGCGGGGGTCGAGGAGGTCGAGTGACGCCGACGCGTTTTTGTCAGCGTGGTGAGTCACTGAAACCATGAGCAGCGAGACGCCGGGCGATCGCCTACGTGAGAACGCCGTGTCGGTCGCGAGCATGCTGGTCGTCGGTGTTGGGCTCCTCTCGCTCTTTACCGGAATCGGCCCGTTCTGGCTCGTCTTCCTGCTTGGGTTCCTGGTTTTCGTTCCGCTGATCGCGTTGCTGTTCGGCAACGAACAGGAACGTGCGGAGTGGTGGGACGGCATGTGGGGAGATACCGACTGGGAGGACTGGGGCAAGTGGTGGGACGGGTCGACGGAGCGAAAGGACGACGCTCCGGGACCCGCCCGCCCCGAACCGCCTGCGGCCGGGTCGATGTCGAACCGCGACGCCCTCCAGACGCTACGCTATCGGTACGCACAGGGCGACCTCACCGACGAGCAGTTCGAGCGCAAACTCGAACGGCTGCTCGAAACCGACACCATCGAGAACGCCGAGGACAGACGACGAGCGCGCGAGCGCCTCTACGAACGATAGAACGACAACGCCTTTTTTCCGGGGCCTGCGAGTATCGGCATGGATCAGAAACGGGAGCTGACCAGCATCGATCTCGCGGCGCTGGTCGGCGAACTGAACGAGTACGCGGGTGCGAAGGTCGATAAGGCCTACCTCTACGGCGAGGACTTCCTTCGCCTGAAGCTGCGCGATTTCGACCGGGGACGAGTCGAGTTGCTGATCGAGGTCGGCGACGTCAAACGCGCCCACGTCGCCGCGCCCGAGCACGTCCCGGACGCGCCGGGTCGCCCGCCCGATTTCGCGAAGATGCTTCGCAACCGGCTGTCGGGCGCGGACTTCACCGGGGTCTCCCAGTACGAGTTCGACCGCATTCTCAGCTTCGAGTTCGAACGCGAGGACGGGAATACGACGATCATCGCCGAACTGTTCGGCGAGGGCAACGTCGCGGTCTGTGACGAAACGCGCCACGTCATCGATTCGCTCGAGACAGTGCGCCTGAAATCGAGGACCGTCGCGCCCGGCGCACGCTATCAGTTCCCCGACTCGCGGGTCAATCCGCTGGAGGCGACCGAAGAGCAGTTCACGGCGCTCATGCGCGAGTCCGATACCGATCTCGTGCGGACGCTCGCGACCCAGCTCAACCTCGGCGGGCTGTACGCAGAGGAGGTCTGCTCGCGCGCGGGCGTCGAAAAGACCGTCGCGATCGACGAGGCCGACGACGACCAGCTCGAACGCCTGTACGGCGCCCTCTCGCGGCTGGCCGCACAAGTCACCGAGAAGCGCTTCGACCCACGGATCTACCGCGACGACGGCCAGATCGTCGACGTGACTCCCATCGCGCTAGACGAGCACGCCGCCCTCGAGGGCGATTCCTACGACCGGTTCAACGAGGCGCTCGACGACTACTTCTTCGAACTCGACACGAGCGAGGACGAGGAGACCGATACGAGTCCGGAGTTCGACGAGGAGATCGAACGAAAGAAGCGGATCATCGACCAGCAGGAAGGTGCCATCGAGGGGTTCGAACAGGAGGCCACGGAGGAACGCGAGCGCGCCGAACTCGTCTACGCCAACTACGACACCGTCGACGAGGTGCTGACGACGGTTCGCGGTGCCCTCGAGGAGGGACGGGGCTGGGAGGAGATCGAGGCGACCTTCGAGCAGGGTGCCGAGCAGGGGATCGACGCCGCCGAGCGCGTCACGGGGTTCGACCCCGAAAACGGGATGGTGTCGGTCGATCTGGGTGAGGCGACCGTCTCGCTCGAGGTCCGTTCGGGCGTCGAGAAGAACGCGGACCGCATCTACACCGAGGCCAAACGGATCGAGGAGAAGAAGGCGGGCGCCGAGGAGGCCATCGCCGACACCCGCGAGGAACTCGACGCCCTCCGGGAGCGAAAACGCCAGTGGGAAACGCGCGACGAAACACAGGACGACGGGGGCGAACCCGAGGAGATCGACTGGCTTTCGCGGGCATCGATCCCCGTCAGGAAGAGCGAGGAGTGGTACGAGGACTTCCGTTGGTTCCACACCAGCGACGGTTACCTCGTCATCGGCGGGCGGAACGCCGACGAGAACGAGGACCTCGTCAAGAAGTACCTCGACCGGGGCGATCGCTTCTTCCACACGCAGGCCCACGGCGGCCCGGTCACGGTCCTGAAAGCGACCGGTCCGAGCGAGCCCGCAAAGGACGTCGAATTCCCCGAATCGTCGATCCAGGAGGCCGCCCAGTTCGCGGTGTCGTACTCGTCGGTCTGGAAGGAAGGTCGCTTCGCCGACGACGCCTACTCCGTCAGCCCGGATCAGGTCTCGAAGACGCCCGAGAGCGGCGAGTACATCGAGAAAGGCGGGTTCGTGATCCGCGGCGACCGGACCTACCACCGCGACACTGAGGTGGGCGTCGCCGTCGGGATCACCTGCGAGCCGAACACACGGGTGATCGGCGGGCCGCCCGCCGCGATCGTCCCGCGCGCGGAGACGGCCATCGAGGTCGAACCCGGTCGCTACGCCCAGAACGACATGGCGAAGATGCTCTACCGGGAGTTCCGCGATCGATTTACCGACACCGCGTTCGTCCGCAAGGTCGCGAGTCCCGACCTGATCCAGGAGTTCCTGCCCGCGGGCGGCAGCCGGATGCTCGAGGAGTGACCGTGATTTACACCCACCCGG
The DNA window shown above is from Halalkalicoccus jeotgali B3 and carries:
- a CDS encoding DHH family phosphoesterase, translated to MDHCIICGTSVDGVVCRSHQEDVAFRFTGTRPDQLTPGRFYQGTVDGFADFGVFVDIGDSVTGLLHRSELDRRLESLDWDEGDTVYVQVTGVQDNGNVDLSWSIRQSTREFRGEVIDSPDGDTLPENDEPVADEAEPEPEIETESEPEPEPEPTDESAPHDEEPEASTNGGSASVEPKTTAEPIESGPPERVTVETLTESVGERIRIEGRVVDVRQTGGPTIFEVRDETGIAECAAFKEAGVRAYPEIEVGDLIRLTGEVERRRGDVQVETESLKPLAEADAEAVVERLDDALESKAHPGEVEPLVEDPALEELGESIADAAGAIRRAIIESRPIVLRHTATADGYVAGAAIERAVLPLVREQHDREDAQYHYFDRQPLEGEDYDMAGATNDVTRMLDNRARHDEKLPLVVLVDTGSTAESRDGIELLDVYDVDRLVIDADPGFETSDLVEGVVPDEAGLTTTVLAATVACGVGEVREEIAHLPAVSYWEEAPDRYADLARDAGYDADTARELREAVALEAYYQAYEDKRELVADLLFAGDEDVRSLASHVSEQFRAKLDDELETVRSHVETREDDDVTVALLDTDAFTHRFDFPPTALLLDALFRDLREEHERLAVVGLDEADLQIRTTESLDVRELGERVAERVPEGGVFTSGVRRGRLSYLIGEREAVREAAIEEVATLAA
- a CDS encoding DUF4013 domain-containing protein, with product MIAEAIGYLQEDDDAATTVLLGGVLTLFGFLLVPLFAVAGYLIRVLDRTARGDDEPPAFDEWGALIVDGLKASIIAFVYALVPTAVLLAFLVSGGLLGASGSDVLGAIAGIGVLLGLLVWFALTLLVAYAVPAALANFAETRRLGAGFESATMRRVLVDKTYATGWLSAFVIVVAGGVVTSVLSMVPVLGLVAGAFVGFYTAVAAYYVVGHTWGEIRHPPMRQRPEISEQAGI
- a CDS encoding tRNA uridine(34) 5-carboxymethylaminomethyl modification radical SAM/GNAT enzyme Elp3, producing the protein MSTDVEPAESEAFEKACEELAERVLAGEIEREDVESAKLEVCSEFSSPKVPTNGDILAKAPDDRREQAEAVLRRKPVRTASGVSPVAIMTSPHMCPHGKCLYCPGGPASEFDSAQSYTGHEPAAARGVQNDYDPYGQVTLRLAQLREIGHPVDKVELILMGGTMTARSHDYQEHFVKRALEAMNDFDPENPPEPTEGESFAQSHDEYDFSYLEDVIAENETNGVRNIGTTFETKPDWCDPEQIDRMLDLGGTKVEVGVQTTYERINREMHRGHGAQASIDANRRLRDAAFKVGFHMMPGQPGMSLDMCREDFQQLFEDANWRPDYLKIYPNLVVRGTRTYDMWRREEFDPLTNEQAAELVAEIKAMLPKYVRLQRVQRDIPADFIDAGVWKSNLRQLARKRMAEHGWTCDCIRCREVGMNDAEPQNVELDIMTYEAVGGIEKFVSFEDPDNDLLVGFCRLRFPGETVRRELENAALIRELHVYGNELGVGTASDADWQHKGYGRRLMATAEDLAREAGFGKLSVISGIGAREYYKNKLGYHQDGPYVSKRL
- a CDS encoding NADPH-dependent FMN reductase; amino-acid sequence: MATPPHVAAITGSLREGSHTRRALRGALTGVEDAGATGELLDIVEYDLPVLNTDDDSTEGVEAFTAAVREADAVILGTPMYHGSYSGALKNALDHCGFDEFENKTVGLLAVSGGSFPITALDHLRSVCRALNAWVLPYQAAVPRSHSAFEGGEFVEEDTAERVRTLGRRTVQYADIEPDPACFESEQNVGATGDD
- a CDS encoding A/G-specific adenine glycosylase; this encodes MSGSESLPGEIDRVRASLIEWYERDHRDFPWRRTEDPYAILVSEVMSQQTQLERVEEAWATFLERWPDPETLAAADRSAVVGFWTDHRLGYNNRAKYLHEAAGQVIKEFDGEFPEEPEGLQELQGVGPYTANAVASFAFDNGDAVVDTNVKRVLYRAFDVPDDDSAFEDVARALMPAGESRVWNNAIMELGGVACQKTPRCEEAGCPFREWCSAYATGDFTAPDVPTQPTFEGSRRQKRGRAIRILKEYDELPLDELGPRVRVDYGGEHGKEWLRGLVSDLADDGLVEVEGDRVRLRR
- a CDS encoding AI-2E family transporter: MNKQRGFLLLAVCLSFLLGLYVLLPFLEYVLAAILLAYVLHPLHVRLAPRIGPRLSPVVLIGFSLVAVVAPFAYVFAALVRDLRAIAAGESGLRVAEVEGTIATYTGRSVDLERWIRVGAETIFEVSFSGLAELFGAALKASFGLALVLFLLYYLLKDGACFVAWLKETTPLPPDVTDRLYCRIDATTWAVIVGHVFVAFVQGMAGGIGLLLAGVPDPVFWTAVMILLALLPLIGAFLVWAPAGVYLLLIGHPYAGLFLLVYGIVVVSMIDNYVRPIIIDARARLNPGVILVGVFGGIYSLGFVGPIALGVLGATLSTFKNDYHRL
- a CDS encoding SDR family NAD(P)-dependent oxidoreductase; amino-acid sequence: MTSDTLDGDVALVTGASSGIGAATARSLADEGAAVALAARREERLEELAEEIESAGGEALVVPTDATDESQVRGMVEETVEQLGGLDVLVNNAGVMLLEPIADADPDNWQQMLDLNVQGLMVASQAALGHMQEKGAGDIVNLSSVAGRKAYAGSGGYNASKFGVTAFSEALRQEVVDSDIRVTTIEPGAVDTELAEHIPDEDQKEQIEGMMDEMEPLRPEDIARSIRFAVTQPSHVDINELLIRPTRQEL
- a CDS encoding YIP1 family protein, with translation MTQWVADPRGGRGRGPRAIARAWVEVLVRPRRFFRVGVAPADQAPGLLFAVGVVSLASLLRLALAGETVVGAPYPTFGGQRVLSVVLVFSVIVALVAPLVLHLTAALQTLLLLPFAPDRAGVSETVQVIAYATAPCVFVGVPLAPLQALAAGYGAALFVLGISEVHAVSLPRAAALCALPAAAVFGIGFGGFDATETAFLIPLFGR
- a CDS encoding thymidine kinase, translating into MHAITRSGWVEVIAGCMFAGKTEELLRRLRRAEIAGQEVAVFKPATDDRYGKATVGTHNGRQWDADVIGTDAEAVRAIPDRLNGEQVVAIDEANFFSPALVDVCEELANDGRRVIVSGTDQTFRGEPFEPLPQLLAIAEYVEKFQAICSVCGEPASRNQRLVDGEPARREDPTVMVGAEESYEARCRNCHVLRGE